In Panicum virgatum strain AP13 chromosome 5K, P.virgatum_v5, whole genome shotgun sequence, the genomic window AGgccctcgtcctcctcccccCCAGCTTACAGGAGGCCGGGAAAACGACCGACCCGGAGCGGGCAGCGCGCGGAGCACCCTCTCGATCGATCCCCTGGATCTCCGACGACGACCATGGGGCCCCtcctccgcgccaccgccctcgccgccgcgctcctggccctcgccgccgcgggcgaggcGCACACCGTGAGCGACTTCCTCAACATCTTCCGGCCCCGGAACGAGCACGACTACTTCCACAGCGCCAACCAGGGGCAGGAGGAGGACGTGATGCCCCGGGCCAGCGACCAGCAGAGCCTCGTCGGGGCGCCGGTCAGCCGGAGCGGGCTCATGAACGTGCCCGCCCGGTCGGCCCCCACGGCGGTGGCGAAGGACACCATCGTGCTCCCCGTGGACAACGCCGCCGGGTACCCCGGCGCCTGGTCCATGATCAGCGGGAACGCGGGGGTGTCGGCGATGCACATGGTGATCATGCGCAACGACAAGGCCATCATGTTCGACACCGTCACCACGGGCCCGTCGCTGCTGCGGCTGCCCAAGGGGAACTGCCGCCTCGACCTCCGGAGCAGGGAGCAGGGCACCGAGGACtgcgccgcgcacgccgtcgaGTTCGATTTCAACACCGGCGGGGTCAGGGCCCTCAAGGTTGCTTATCTTATCTTGCTCGATCCGGTGCATCGATCTGGTTCCAATCAAGAAGGACAATGTGTGTGACGACCATTGGCTTGGGCGCGTACCCTGCTGCTGCAGATCTTGACGGACGTGTGGTGCTCGTCCGGCGCGCTCGACGCCGAGGGCAACCTCGTGCAGACCGGCGGCTACTTCGAAGGCGAGAAGGTGGTGCGCTACCTCAGCCCGTGCGGCAACTGCGACTGGAGGGAGTTCCCGGCGAGCTTGGCTGAAGGAAGATggtgatgcaaatattattgtGCACGGCACGATTACTCACAGCATGCAGCGACATGCCTTGATGACATTGCATGCATGTGTGCGTGAGCAGGTACGGGACGCAGCAGATCCTGCCGGACGGCCGCTCCATCGTgctcggcggccggcgcgcgttCAGCTACGAGTTCGTCCCGGCGGAGGGCCAGAAGAACGCCATGGCCAACAACATGCAGCTGCTCCGCGACACCACCGACGACGTCGAGAACAACCTGTACCCGTTCGTCCACCTCCTCACCGACGGCACCCTCTTCATCTTCGCCAACGACCGCTCCGTCGTGTTCGACTACCGGAGCGGCCAGGTCGTCCGCGACCTCCCGGCCCTCCCCGGCGGGGGCAGGAACTACCCCGCCTCCGGCATGTCCGCGCTCCTCcccctcgacctccgccgcggcgACGTGCTCAGCCCCGAGGTCATCGtctgcggcggcacccccaaGAACGCCTTCA contains:
- the LOC120710697 gene encoding aldehyde oxidase GLOX-like translates to MGPLLRATALAAALLALAAAGEAHTVSDFLNIFRPRNEHDYFHSANQGQEEDVMPRASDQQSLVGAPVSRSGLMNVPARSAPTAVAKDTIVLPVDNAAGYPGAWSMISGNAGVSAMHMVIMRNDKAIMFDTVTTGPSLLRLPKGNCRLDLRSREQGTEDCAAHAVEFDFNTGGVRALKILTDVWCSSGALDAEGNLVQTGGYFEGEKVVRYLSPCGNCDWREFPASLAEGRWYGTQQILPDGRSIVLGGRRAFSYEFVPAEGQKNAMANNMQLLRDTTDDVENNLYPFVHLLTDGTLFIFANDRSVVFDYRSGQVVRDLPALPGGGRNYPASGMSALLPLDLRRGDVLSPEVIVCGGTPKNAFKFGETNVFNAALRDCARINPLKPGARWAIDQMPVARTMGDLLILPTGDLLMLNGAAKGCSGWGFGRQPVLTPLLYSPRQPRGSRFRALAATTIARMYHASSALLPDATVLVAGSNTNSAYNFTGVDFPTEVRVERFTPPYLSQERAASRPVIEMATVPAGGMAYGARFSFQISMPPMMHVTEADLKVTMYAPPFTTHGYSMNQRLLVLAVSSFMPRGPHMYEITVDAPAKPELAPPGYYLLYVMARGVPSKAAWVKVHK